The Chloroflexus aggregans DSM 9485 genome segment CGATAGCCACTTCATTATTTGGCATACCGATGTGGCAGTGCATACCAAAGATGAGTAATTGCAGAGCAGCTTCTTGCATTTCGCCCACGACCATGCGATAACGCTCGTCGGGCGTAATTTCTTGCTGCATCCACGACGAAAATGGATGGGTCCCGGCAGCCACAATACGCAGGTTATGACGTGCCGCTAGTCCGGCAATCGCCCCGCGGAGGCGTACAATTTCGGCCCGTGCTTCACTAATGGTACGGCAAGGGCGGGTACCGACCTCAACAATACTTTGGTGCATTTCGGGCTTGATCTGCTCACGCAAGATCGTGCGGCCTGGTTCGAGAATTTGGGTAATGTAACTGCGTAACTCACGGGTTTCAGGATCGACAATCTGATACTCCTCTTCGATCCCGATTGTAAACGCAAAATCGGCATCGTTGGGATTGTAGACGCTCACCGCACACTCCTCACTGATGATGGTATTTGTTTATTGCCGGTATGCTGTATTATATCGCGTATTGCGGATTGTGTGGGGTGAGCCGATCAAGATTCCTCTTCTCACGCCGTGCGCCGTCGCCAACGTTCTCGTAGCAGCGTCAGTGTATTCCGCTGATAGTACAGCCATTCGATAAGCAAGACGAGCAACGCCGCGAGTGCCAACCAACGCCAGATTTCTTGGCGACCATCACGCTCACGGGCAACCGTGCTCTGCGCACCGCTGATTTGTGGGATAACAAGATCGCGTTGTGGCGTGATTTGTGATTCGTTGGGGGCAAATAGGTTGATGGCGAAGCGACGACTGGTGATGACCTCATTACCTCGCCGTTCTTCGAGCGTGTAAATACCGGGCAGTTCGGTGTCGGTGTAGAAGGTTTGATTGGCCTGGACCTGTACCTGACCATCACGTGAACTCGCCACCCGACCGTCAGGACGAATGACACGCACCTCTTCGATACTGCTGTCAACCGGGGCCACAATCGGCTGACCGGTCGTCAGTTGCACACTACTCACCGGCAGGAGATAGTCAATCATATTGGAGAGTAACAATGGGAATCCGATGGTGAGTGGAAAATCGGAGAGGTGTAAGTCAAACGCCAGTACGATAATCCGACGCCCTTCACGCTCGCCGGCCAACAGCAGCGGGCCACCGTCGCTATCGACAATGACACGCGCCCACGATCCCGGAACAATGCGTAGTGCGCGCAGAATATTGACATCGGATAAGCGCACATTGCGCAGCAGTGGATCTTCGAGCGCCACCGGTCGGATGAGGGGAAAATCAAATTCACCGGTGATCGTAAAGAGTTCGGTACTCCGCAACGGGCCGATAAAGAGCAGGTTACCGGGTGGTAGCTCGGTTGGGGTGACGCCATCGAAAATAGTGAGCGGAATCTCCGCAGCACTCTCCGTGAATGTAAGGGTAGTAGTGGGCACGCGCGTAACTTCAAGCCCCGGCAACAGCGACAGTCCGGTCTCGAGGAAGCGATTACCATCGCTGACCAGTCGCACCTTTACCGTTTCACGTTGCGGACTAACCGCATACGCCCGATCATCTACCGGCAGCGCATCACCATTTTCGTCAAGTCGCGCTTCGACCACCGCCACCGTGGTCGGGAGCGTCTCCGTCCAACTCTGCTCACGCCCTGGATCGATGGTCAAATCAACAGCATTCGCTAATATCCCATCGTAATAGAGTGAGAGGCGACGAGTCACCGGACTATTCCCGTAATTGATCGCCTGTACAAAGAGGGTCTGCTCGAACGGACCGGGTTGCAGCGCAATCGCGTTAATGGCTACGTTATCTGAGGCACGTCCGATCGGAAAGTAACGTACTCGTGCCGGTACCCGCAACCCATCGGGGATCGTGACATTTCCATCAGAGATAATTGCAACCTCACTATCAGGTTCGCGAGCAGCCAGCGCCGAAGCGAGGGTCAGTGCTTGCGTTAGATCGGACTGGGTACTATAACTCGGTTGGATATTCGCAATAATGCGACGTAGCTCGCGGCGGTCACTGGAAGCGGCAATAGGCGCTTCCATCTGTCCTCCGATCGTGATAATCGTTGCCCGGCCGTTATCGGGTAGTTGGTCGATCAATGCAAGTGCCTGCCGGCGCGCAGCTTCCAAGCGGGTCGGTGGTTCGTCGGTTGCCAGCATACTGGTCGAACGGTCGAAGATAATGATCAGGTTGGTACCACTAATACCGGTGACCGGCAGGAACGGGCGGGCTAATGCCAACACCAGCAACAACATCAGCAACAACTGTAACAAGAGAAGGAGATTACGGCGCAATTTCTGCCATGGTGCATTTGCCTCAACATCCCGCACCATGCGTTGCCAGAGAAACGTTGATGAAATCACCCGCTCTTCGCGACGCAGTTTGAGCAGATACATCGCCACGATAATCGGGCCAACAATCGCTGCACCAAGCAGAGCTAACGGTGTGAGGAATGACATAGTGGTACGTCCCTCATTCACGCAAACGGCGGTACCCCGCGTGCGATCAGATCGCGTAATTCGGCAATTGCCGCCTGCACGGCTGCATCGGTGGCCGGTTCAGTACGGGCAAGGTCACGAGCAGCATACTCATCACCGTCGGCGACAAT includes the following:
- a CDS encoding vWA domain-containing protein, whose translation is MSFLTPLALLGAAIVGPIIVAMYLLKLRREERVISSTFLWQRMVRDVEANAPWQKLRRNLLLLLQLLLMLLLVLALARPFLPVTGISGTNLIIIFDRSTSMLATDEPPTRLEAARRQALALIDQLPDNGRATIITIGGQMEAPIAASSDRRELRRIIANIQPSYSTQSDLTQALTLASALAAREPDSEVAIISDGNVTIPDGLRVPARVRYFPIGRASDNVAINAIALQPGPFEQTLFVQAINYGNSPVTRRLSLYYDGILANAVDLTIDPGREQSWTETLPTTVAVVEARLDENGDALPVDDRAYAVSPQRETVKVRLVSDGNRFLETGLSLLPGLEVTRVPTTTLTFTESAAEIPLTIFDGVTPTELPPGNLLFIGPLRSTELFTITGEFDFPLIRPVALEDPLLRNVRLSDVNILRALRIVPGSWARVIVDSDGGPLLLAGEREGRRIIVLAFDLHLSDFPLTIGFPLLLSNMIDYLLPVSSVQLTTGQPIVAPVDSSIEEVRVIRPDGRVASSRDGQVQVQANQTFYTDTELPGIYTLEERRGNEVITSRRFAINLFAPNESQITPQRDLVIPQISGAQSTVARERDGRQEIWRWLALAALLVLLIEWLYYQRNTLTLLRERWRRRTA